A single genomic interval of Psychroserpens sp. NJDZ02 harbors:
- a CDS encoding alpha/beta hydrolase yields MKNLYLVILILTYLSSPAQNMKTYTYATKGLDTLKLDVYTPENIKSTDSLPVVIWMHGGGFSGGGRNGIDEVNIVNAANKNGYIGVSITYRLLRKGTKTGFGCNCSKEDKLFTFNQAVIDFLDATNFIYQNSAMLQVDTTKIIAAGSSSGAETALHAVFMRPFFIPDLTVYKDITFVGVIGFSGAFLDIDALTIDNMVPVALTHGTEDGAVPYGSAPHQNCQPKKTGYMMLHGAKTITQKLDTLEASYFLNIVKNGTHDAANVHPEDLDDIFYFLNKTVLENEIIQTKKYTLPKPTTY; encoded by the coding sequence ATGAAAAATCTATATCTAGTCATCTTAATATTAACCTACCTCTCAAGTCCTGCACAAAACATGAAAACTTACACCTACGCCACAAAAGGATTAGATACACTTAAACTAGATGTTTATACACCAGAGAATATAAAATCAACAGACAGTTTACCTGTTGTTATTTGGATGCATGGCGGTGGTTTTTCTGGAGGCGGACGTAATGGTATTGACGAGGTCAACATTGTAAATGCAGCAAATAAAAATGGATATATAGGCGTTTCTATTACTTACCGATTACTACGTAAAGGCACCAAAACAGGTTTTGGTTGCAATTGCAGTAAAGAGGATAAGCTTTTTACATTTAATCAGGCAGTGATCGACTTTTTAGACGCTACTAATTTTATCTATCAAAATAGTGCGATGCTACAAGTAGACACAACTAAAATAATAGCTGCAGGAAGTAGTTCTGGTGCAGAAACTGCTTTACACGCGGTCTTTATGAGGCCCTTTTTTATACCTGACTTAACCGTTTACAAAGACATTACTTTTGTTGGTGTCATTGGTTTTTCTGGTGCTTTTTTAGACATAGACGCCCTAACTATTGACAATATGGTACCTGTAGCTCTTACTCATGGCACAGAGGATGGCGCTGTACCCTATGGTAGTGCTCCTCACCAAAATTGCCAACCAAAAAAAACAGGGTATATGATGCTACATGGCGCTAAAACTATTACCCAAAAACTAGATACTTTAGAAGCGTCTTACTTTTTAAACATTGTTAAAAACGGGACTCACGATGCTGCAAACGTGCATCCTGAAGATCTAGACGACATCTTTTATTTTTTAAATAAAACAGTCCTAGAAAACGAGATTATCCAAACCAAAAAATACACATTACCAAAACCTACCACCTATTAA
- a CDS encoding arsenosugar biosynthesis-associated peroxidase-like protein — MAKTYYDPADLRKFGKITEWSETLGNKFFDYYGTVFEEGALTAREKSLIALAVAHTEQCPYCIDAYTKDGLQRGVTKEEMMEAVHVGAAIKAGATLAHGVQMMNKVNKLDG; from the coding sequence ATGGCAAAAACATATTACGATCCAGCGGACCTAAGAAAATTTGGGAAAATAACAGAATGGAGCGAAACACTTGGAAACAAGTTTTTTGATTACTACGGTACAGTGTTTGAAGAAGGCGCTTTAACTGCTAGAGAAAAGTCATTAATAGCGCTTGCTGTAGCACACACAGAGCAATGCCCTTATTGTATTGATGCTTACACTAAAGATGGTTTACAACGTGGTGTTACCAAAGAAGAAATGATGGAAGCAGTCCATGTAGGAGCGGCTATAAAAGCTGGAGCAACTTTAGCTCATGGTGTGCAAATGATGAATAAAGTAAACAAATTAGATGGTTAA
- the arsS gene encoding arsenosugar biosynthesis radical SAM (seleno)protein ArsS (Some members of this family are selenoproteins.) — protein sequence MATKSLKKLGSDLAQSNKQLEILSGGIFADGELPTFKDKISETGQFPLKAKKLEILQINVGYMCNQVCEHCHVDAGPDRKEIMTQETMQQILDVIKTTGAHTLDLTGGAPEMNPNFRWFVEEASKIGIKDFIVRSNLTIIRANKKYYDLPEFFKKHNIHVISSMPHWTRGKTDKQRGEGVFDMSIKALQELNAVGYGMPGSDLKLDLVYNPSGAFLPGDQMAMEKDFKKALSEDFSIQFHNLFAITNLPIARFLDYLIASENYEDYMYSLVEAYNPAAVANVMCTNTLSVSWDGYLFDCDFNQMLELPVNSKSKHISEYKTELLEGRNIIISQHCYGCTAGAGSSCQGVVA from the coding sequence ATGGCAACAAAGTCCCTTAAAAAACTAGGAAGCGATTTAGCACAAAGCAATAAACAATTAGAGATTTTATCTGGTGGTATTTTTGCTGATGGCGAATTACCGACTTTCAAAGATAAAATTTCTGAAACTGGTCAATTTCCGCTTAAAGCGAAAAAACTAGAAATACTACAAATTAACGTTGGCTACATGTGTAATCAAGTGTGCGAGCACTGTCACGTAGATGCAGGTCCAGACCGAAAGGAAATTATGACCCAAGAGACTATGCAACAAATCTTGGATGTTATAAAAACAACTGGTGCACATACTTTAGACTTAACGGGAGGTGCTCCAGAAATGAACCCAAATTTTAGATGGTTTGTAGAAGAAGCTTCAAAAATTGGAATTAAAGATTTTATTGTCCGTTCTAATTTAACCATTATTCGTGCTAACAAAAAGTATTACGACTTACCCGAATTTTTCAAAAAACATAATATTCATGTTATAAGCTCTATGCCACACTGGACTAGAGGAAAAACAGATAAACAACGTGGCGAAGGTGTTTTTGACATGTCCATAAAAGCATTGCAAGAATTAAACGCTGTTGGTTACGGTATGCCCGGAAGCGACTTAAAACTGGACTTGGTTTATAATCCTTCAGGTGCCTTTTTACCTGGTGATCAAATGGCTATGGAAAAAGATTTTAAGAAAGCACTATCGGAAGATTTTAGCATTCAGTTTCATAACTTATTTGCCATTACAAACTTACCAATTGCTCGTTTTTTAGATTATTTAATTGCTTCAGAAAACTACGAAGATTACATGTACTCTTTAGTAGAAGCTTATAATCCTGCTGCTGTAGCAAACGTCATGTGTACTAATACACTGTCTGTAAGTTGGGATGGTTATTTATTTGATTGCGATTTTAATCAAATGCTAGAACTACCTGTAAACAGTAAGTCTAAACACATTTCTGAGTACAAAACAGAATTATTAGAAGGACGAAACATTATAATTTCTCAACATTGTTATGGTTGTACTGCAGGTGCAGGAAGCAGCTGTCAAGGTGTTGTTGCATAG
- a CDS encoding DUF2064 domain-containing protein, with product MTKKTAILIFSNSAKEDAKRKSFADSQLFETLTNETINKVKKTGLPYFHFTEAQQEGTSFGARFSHAIQTVFDKGFTNIISIGNDTPHLKTKHLNDANQKLNNNQLVFGPSKDGGFYLMGLNKALFNTKRFSQLPWQTSALKTTTLQLLSVNHISFSLLETLVDIDSASDISSILNSYKTISKAVKTILLQLCISAKAILLYTAIVIGFTINHTLFNKGSPQLVSIKN from the coding sequence ATGACAAAAAAAACGGCCATATTAATTTTTTCAAATTCTGCTAAAGAGGATGCCAAGCGCAAATCTTTTGCAGATAGTCAGTTGTTTGAAACATTGACTAATGAAACCATTAATAAAGTAAAGAAAACAGGACTACCCTATTTTCATTTTACTGAAGCGCAGCAAGAAGGAACGTCTTTTGGTGCACGTTTTAGTCATGCCATACAAACCGTTTTTGACAAAGGTTTTACAAATATAATTTCGATTGGAAATGACACGCCTCATTTAAAAACCAAGCATCTAAATGATGCTAACCAAAAACTAAATAACAATCAGTTAGTCTTTGGGCCTTCTAAAGATGGTGGTTTTTATTTAATGGGACTTAATAAAGCGTTATTTAATACTAAACGTTTTAGTCAACTTCCTTGGCAAACCTCAGCGTTAAAAACAACCACATTACAGTTATTATCTGTCAATCATATTAGCTTCAGTTTACTAGAAACTTTGGTTGACATTGACTCGGCTTCAGATATATCTTCCATATTAAATAGCTATAAAACTATTTCAAAAGCAGTAAAAACAATATTACTCCAGCTTTGTATTTCCGCGAAAGCGATACTTTTATACACTGCTATAGTTATCGGTTTTACTATAAATCACACCCTTTTTAACAAAGGCTCTCCTCAATTAGTTTCAATTAAAAACTAA